From the Acidobacteriota bacterium genome, the window CGCCAGAGTCTCGAAAGGCGCGGAGGAAACGCCGAGCGCCGCAGTCCGCGAGGAACTTCTCGTCGCGTGGAGCGCGCTCAGCTATGTCTACGAGGATGATGGAGGGGCTCCTTCGATCTTCGCGGCGATGGACCGGCTATCGAAAGAGACCCGGCTGAGTCCATTTCAGACGAAGGCGGTCCAGGACTGGGCTCAGGCGCATTTGAACGAGCTTCTCTCTCACGCCGAATCGCTCGCAACTGCTCCGAAGGGAGCCCGCTTCATCGACGAGCAGACCGCGCTCGGCGGCACGGATTCCGGCGCGCCTGCGCCGAGCGCCCGCGCTACTTCTTCGCCCCCGGCCGGAAGGCCTCGATCGTCAGCATGATGTCCACGTCGTCTCCCACGACGACACCGCCCCCCTCGACGACGTTGTTCCACGACACGCCGTAATCCTTGCGGTTGACGCGCGTGGAGGCCTCGAACCCGGCGCGCAGCCCGCCCCGGTCGGCCCCGACGCCGATGACGTCCACCTTGAGCGTGACCGGCTTCGTGACGCCGCGCATCGTCAGATTTCCATCCATCTCGTACTTGTCGCCGGCCGTCTTCCGGACCGCGGTGGACTGGAACGTCACCTTCGGGAACTTCTCGACGTCGAAGAAGGCGTCGCTCTTGAGGTGCTTGTCGCGGTCCGGCTCGTTCGTGTCGATGCTCGCCGCGTCGATCGTGACCGTGGCGGCGGACTTCGTCAGGTCGGCGGGGTCGAGGGTGAGCGTTCCCTCGAACCGGTCGAAGCGCCCCAGCACCTTGCTGAAGACGAGGTGAGAGACCTTGAACGCGACCGTCGAGTGGTCGGAATCGATCTTGAGCGATTCGGCGGCGGCCGAAGCAGGAACGAGCGTCGCGGCCGCGGCCAGCGCGAGGGCGGCCGGAATGCGTGAGAGCGAGAGAGATCGAGCCATGGTCGTTGAACCTCCAACGTCATTTCAGACGGGTGACTGTTCGGATGCGAGGCGCTGATTATCGCCGATCGCCCGGTGTTTGCGATACAGGGATTGGATGCCCCGTCACAGCCAGCGTTTCAGCTTCGGCCAGAGCTCGTCGAGCGACCCCTTGAGCCCGCGGCAGACGAGGATATGGAGGCGACCCTCCCACGGGATGGCGTACGGGCTGATTCGTATCGGGCCGCGGTCCTCGACCGACGCGAACTGCCGGCGCTCGTCGTCGGCGTCGTCGTCGAGAACGATCATGACCTCTCCCGTGGCGCCGCGCGGCCCCCACAGGAAGTAGCTCTGGTGGCCGCTGATGGCGGGGGGGAGGCCGAGGCGGGGGCCGAAGAAGTCGATCGCCGCCGCCTGCCCGTAGTTCTGGCCGTAGATCGCCGCCTTCGCCTGGTCCTCCGGGGGGAGGCTCCGGTACACGCCGGCCACCTGCGCGGCCATCTCGTCCCAGCCGAACTGGTCGGCGAGGATCTGCGGGAGATCGGCGGTGTGCGACGTCTCGGTGCGCGGCGGCTCGAAGTGAATGGCTTTCATGTAGGCGATGGCCCGATCCGGCGGAAGGATCGGGACGATGGTCGGCGCCACGATCGCAGCGACGGCGAGCATGAGCGCGATCAGCGCGGGCTTCATCCACCGGGCGCGCTCCGCGAAGAGCCCCTCCGCGCCGACGCCCCCCGCCGCGAAGAGCATCGGGTAGGCCGGCGCGAGGTAGTAATTCTTCCCCTTGAGCGCGATGAAGATGCCGAGCGTCACGATCCAGGCGATGGCGAGCGCGCGGTACGGGCGTCCGGGGCGCGACGCCAGGAGCCAGACGAGCCCGCCGATCCAGAGCGGCGCCGCCGCGGGGTTCATGAGGAGCCCCTGCTGGAGGACGAACTCGAGCGGGCTCAGGACGACGTTCTTCGTGCTGTGCGCGACGTTGCTGAGGAGCTCGAAAGTAGCCCAGCCGTGGCGCGCCTCCCAGACCACGTTGGGGAGCGCGAGGGCGACGGCGATGAGGGCCCCGAGCCAGATCCATTTCCCGGCGAGGTGGCGGCGCATCGGCGTGAGGATCAGCCCCACCCCCAGCGCCGAGGCGAAGAAGGCCATCGAGTGCTTGTTCTCGAGGCCGAGGCCGGCGAGGGCGCCGAAGGCGAGGAAGAGGCGCGGTGAGCCTCCGTTCGCCACGCGCGCGACGATCCACGCGCACCCCATCCAGAAGAGGGTCTCGACGCCGTTCATCGACAGGATGTTGTCGCCCGCGAGGTAGACGGGGGCGGCGAGGCAGGCCGCGCACGCGAGGGCGACAGCCCACGCGCGGCCGGCCATCTCACGCGCGATGAGCCCGGTGAGGACGACCTTCAGCGCCGCGACGACCGCGGGGAAGAAGCGGATCGCCGCGAGCGAGTCGCCGAGCAGGGCGCGCGCCACGCGCGCGATGACGGCGATCAGGGGAGGGTGATCGACGTACCCCCAGTCGAGGTGCTGCGCGCAGGCGAGGTAGTAGAGCTCGTCGCGAAAATATCCGTAGCCGCGGTTGAAGATCAGGTGGAACGCGAGCGCGGCGACCGCGAAGACGCCGACGACGCGCCGGCTCATTTCTTCAGGAACTCCTCGGCCGCGGCGATCCGCTTCCCGATCGACGGGTGCGAGTAGAGGAGCCACTCGAGGATCGCCGGGGGATCCGGATCCGACAGGTTCCGGACCGCCATCCGCCGGAAGGCGTCCGGGCCGACCTCCGGGTGGGGGACGGAAGCCAGCGCGAAGGCGTCCGCCTCGGCCTCGAGGTGCCGCGACCACCCGCTCTGGATGGGGAGCGTGACGAACATGAAGATCGACACGATGAAGGCCATCAGCGGGATGGCCGCCGGCTCCCACGGGCTCGTCACTCCGATCCGGCCTCGCCCCGACCGCTCGCGCGAGAGGATCGTGCGCATCGCCCGCTGCACGGTGTAGAACCCCGCGAGGATCAGGAGGCACGCGAGCGCGAGACCCTTCCAGATGTGGTTCAGGACCCGGTGGCCTATCTCGTGCCCCATCACGAAGACGATCTCGTCCTTCGTGTAGCCGTCGAGGAGCGTGTCGTACAGGACGATCCTCTCCGTGCCGAGGAGCCCCGAGGCGTAGGCGTTGTCGTGCGCCGAGCGCTCCGAGGCGTTCATCTCGTAGACGTCGCCGGCCGGGACGCCGTGCGCGTGGGCGAGATCGAGGATCGGCCTCTTGATCTCCTCGTCCTGGAGCGGCGTGAACTCGTTGTAGAGCGGCGCGATGAAGACCGGCTCCACCGCGACGACGACGATCGTGAGGGCGCAGGCGAAGATCGTCCCGAGGATCCACCACGATCGCGGGAAGCGCCGGATGACGGAGAGCACCGGGAGCACGAAGAGGGTTGCGAGGGTGAGCTCGAGGGCGAAATCCCGGACGCGATCCGCCAACCACCCGCCCACGGTCTGGGTCGAAAACCCGTACGCGTGCTCGCGCACGAACCCCGCGTAGAAGTCGAGAGGGAGCGAGAGGAGCGACAGGAACGCGAGGAGGAGGCCGAGAAAGACGACCGTCTGCCTGGGGCCCGGGCCGATCCGCTCCTCGATCGCCTTCGAGGCGCGGGTGGCGGCCCCGGACAGGGAAATCCACCCCAGGCCGGCGAACGTG encodes:
- a CDS encoding M48 family metallopeptidase, with protein sequence MSIRSWSLGAAAAILLVGAATDIARPAEAPSVGHARSAAGAAPATLDDPAFRARAHAYVTGSYWILFAGSAITFAGLGWISLSGAATRASKAIEERIGPGPRQTVVFLGLLLAFLSLLSLPLDFYAGFVREHAYGFSTQTVGGWLADRVRDFALELTLATLFVLPVLSVIRRFPRSWWILGTIFACALTIVVVAVEPVFIAPLYNEFTPLQDEEIKRPILDLAHAHGVPAGDVYEMNASERSAHDNAYASGLLGTERIVLYDTLLDGYTKDEIVFVMGHEIGHRVLNHIWKGLALACLLILAGFYTVQRAMRTILSRERSGRGRIGVTSPWEPAAIPLMAFIVSIFMFVTLPIQSGWSRHLEAEADAFALASVPHPEVGPDAFRRMAVRNLSDPDPPAILEWLLYSHPSIGKRIAAAEEFLKK
- a CDS encoding YceI family protein, with amino-acid sequence MARSLSLSRIPAALALAAAATLVPASAAAESLKIDSDHSTVAFKVSHLVFSKVLGRFDRFEGTLTLDPADLTKSAATVTIDAASIDTNEPDRDKHLKSDAFFDVEKFPKVTFQSTAVRKTAGDKYEMDGNLTMRGVTKPVTLKVDVIGVGADRGGLRAGFEASTRVNRKDYGVSWNNVVEGGGVVVGDDVDIMLTIEAFRPGAKK
- a CDS encoding glycosyltransferase family 39 protein produces the protein MSRRVVGVFAVAALAFHLIFNRGYGYFRDELYYLACAQHLDWGYVDHPPLIAVIARVARALLGDSLAAIRFFPAVVAALKVVLTGLIAREMAGRAWAVALACAACLAAPVYLAGDNILSMNGVETLFWMGCAWIVARVANGGSPRLFLAFGALAGLGLENKHSMAFFASALGVGLILTPMRRHLAGKWIWLGALIAVALALPNVVWEARHGWATFELLSNVAHSTKNVVLSPLEFVLQQGLLMNPAAAPLWIGGLVWLLASRPGRPYRALAIAWIVTLGIFIALKGKNYYLAPAYPMLFAAGGVGAEGLFAERARWMKPALIALMLAVAAIVAPTIVPILPPDRAIAYMKAIHFEPPRTETSHTADLPQILADQFGWDEMAAQVAGVYRSLPPEDQAKAAIYGQNYGQAAAIDFFGPRLGLPPAISGHQSYFLWGPRGATGEVMIVLDDDADDERRQFASVEDRGPIRISPYAIPWEGRLHILVCRGLKGSLDELWPKLKRWL